The following DNA comes from Gammaproteobacteria bacterium.
GCAATGCCCGGATTGCACACGCCGATCTCAAGCACGCGCTTCAGATTGCACCAGAACCTTTGCCGGGCATTTCGCTTGAGGACGTCAACACCGCCCTGAGCCTCCTGGCAAAGCTCCTGAACAGCGTCGAGGCGCCGCTTCGTAAATCCAAGACGTTCTATGGCGACGTCCTTGTGCCGATTGATGACGACGTGGATCGGCTGTTCGCCTTGCTGAGGAAGGCTAATGCACGTCCATCCGAGGCCTAACCCCACGTTCGAGCGGACGGCCGCAAGCGCGCTTTGCTTGCTTGCGGTGCCCTCCTCGCTACGCTCATCGGGCGCCCCTCAACGCGAGCGTTAGGGTGCAATATGCTTTTAGTCTTTGTGGATGAAACGAGCGACTCTAAATTCAAAGATTATTTTGGTTTGAGCGTTGCCACGATTAATTACACAAAATACCCAACGGTTAAAACTGAATTTCAGAAAATATTTAAAAAGAGCAAATGGGATGAATCGATCGAGTTTAAAGGCTCATGCCTATTTTCGACAAAATCTGGTGATACGAATGTATCAGTTGAAGAACGAATCGAAATAGCGGAAAAAGTTATAGATCTAAATATATCAAAAGCAAACGCGCGAATTAATTTTCACTATCTTCGGCATACGGTCCCGCCAAAAGAGCATGGAAAAGAATACCTACGCCTCCTACCATTATTACTCAACAAAGGTATTCCAAAAGCTCCGCTAGGTGCAGGTAAGAATATAGTCTCAATTCACTGTGATTACCGTAGCGATATAGATATAAAACAATTGCGTGACGCAATTACGCCGGTATTTCACAAGAAGCATTATGTAATTCTCGAAGAACCATTAATGTCTACTTCGAACTTTAATACCGTCGGTCTTCTCTATGCCGACATAATCGGCTATTTAGCAGCACGAATCGACACTATATCAACAGACTCAGAATTATTTGAAGGAATATCGCCAGAACAGTTTGAAGCTAATGGCAAGATTAAAAAATTGAAATCGTCAGTAAATCTTATCTCGAAAATAAAAAACATTGGTCAATATGAAGTCAAAGTCAAATAGCACCCTAACAAGGCGCTCAACCAGGACGCGCCATAAAGCGGGGCGCCTGTTAGCTTATCGTTAGCTGCAAGAAAATGGACCGCACAGCGATCAACGATGTCGAGTCATCTGCCCGCAAGGAACTGGTGTCCCTGGCTCAAAGAATGATTGATGGAGACCTTTCGTATTTCGAGGGCGCCCCCAAAGTCCTTGCCTTAAAGGACGTAGTCGGTGGCATTTCGGATAGAGACCCGGATTTCGATGCCTTTACGGTTATTTCGTCCGAAACCGACCACTTGCCATTGGAGGCTCATAGGCATCAGTGGTCCCCTATAGCATTAACAGCCCTGGAGCCAGAGTTTCAAAGAACCGAGCAATGGGCTAGCGAGTTCGCACCCCAAGCATGTCGTAACCTAATAGGCAGGTTCGGTGAAGCAGCTAACCAGTAGCTCAAGCCGACACCGTACCAGCGCGGCTTACCTCAAACGTTAGGTGTTAAGAAATGTATCGCATATGGTTATGGCCGCAAGTCATTATCGGAATCGGCATATCTAGCTGGGCCATGGTGGAATATGATCTTCCTAAGTGGTTGTTTGTTGTGCCCCTCGCTCTGGTTGGGTTAGCTATACGACTGGATTTAAGGCTTTCTGGTAGTGACCAACGCCAAACCGATACCGTTTTACAAAATGTTTCCGGTCAAGGCGATTTTGGCCTCAGCAGAGGTTCACAGATTGCGATTGGAATAGTTGCGCTTTTATTTGCATTGATTATGTTCGTGTGGGCATCATCAGCGCCGGGAAATCCTTACTTCACTAAGCTGCCCGGCCTGTTTTGTCTCTTGGTGGCCGGAGCATGTTTGCTCCCACGCAGATACCGTGGGTACTGTGGTGATCTAATTGCTATATTGGTGCTCGCATTAGCAGTATGGTTTTTAGTTACTTCGCCTTGGTGGGAGCCAGGACAAAGCCCTTTGGCATTTGCTTGGGTATATGGTGGTGTGTCTGTTACCTATTTGGTAAAAAGATATGTGCGCTATTTTTCGAGCCAAAACACTTAACAACACAATCAAGTCGTTGGCTTCGCTCACTGCGACGCCACTCCGCGGCGCGCCTTATTCTGGGCGTTAGAGCTCACGGGAACCTCTCTTGATGCGCGACGTCCGATTTCTCCTTAAGACGCACTATACGAACAGTCGCGCTCTCATTATTGGTATCGACAAGTATGCGAAAGCTTCACCGCTCTCCTACGCAGTTAGTGACGCCAGCGAGATTCGCAGAATTCTTGCGGAAGAGTTGGGGTTCCCAGCGGAAAACATCACCTACCTGACCGACGCAGAAGCAACTAGAGACAGGATCCTCAAGGCCTATCTTCGCTTCACAGCCGAGGACATAGACGTCGATGAACGTTTACTCGTCTTCTTCGCCGGACACGGATATACGAGAACTGGCAGTCGAGGTGAAATTGGATACCTTGTTCCTTCCGATGCAGACTTGTCCGATCTTGCAACTCTTCTTCGATGGGATGACTTAACTCGCAACGCCGAACTCATCCGCGCCAAGCACATCCTGTTCATTATGGACGCATGCTACGGCGGCCTCGCGCTAACGCGCCATCTTCAGCCGGGTAGCACGCGATTTCTAAAAGACATGATGCTGCGGTACTCGCGACAGGTGCTCACAGCTGGGAAGGCGGACGAGGTCGTAGCCGATGCTGGAGGCCCTATACCGAAGCATTCCGTATTCACAGGTCATCTCATCGAAGGACTGCGCGGAAACGCTGCAACGGCGGAGGGCGTCATCACCGCAGGCGGGCTGATGGCTTACGTTTACGGAAAGGTCGCCAACGACAAGAATTCGAACCAAACCCCACATTACGGATACTTTGACGGTGACGGCGATTTTATTATCCGAGCCCCTAATCTGACTGAGCTGGAGACACCCGAGAACAAGGACATAGATCGCCTCATCGCTGTTCCCTATCCCGACGAGCATCCGCAACCCGAAACAACAGACGCGAAGGTACGTCGGGTCAAAGCACTACTTGCGACGGACTCTGCCTCAATTGAACTGCATGACTTCCTCATCGGCGAAGTGCGGCAGTTCTTAGCCGCCACATCAGAAGACGGCTTCCGTGCTGAGGGCCAATTCTCGCAGGCAGAGTTTCTTCGCCGCCTCGCACGCTACGAAGAGGTAAGCACGGACATTGCGGTCCTACTGGCGTGTGTTACCCATTGGGCAAAGCCTGCTCACAAGGCCACGTTACAAAAGGCCCTAGCGCGTTCGGCGGATCGCTTGGAGCAGCAAGGCGGGCTGACCGTATGGCTGGCATTGCGGTGGTACCCGCTACTTCTAGAGCTGTACTGCTCAGGTATCGCCGCCGTCGATGCGCAACGCTTCGATTCACTGGCGACAGTCTTCTATACACCGATACCCACATCCGAGTATCAGGCTCGAACAGAAACGTTCGTGGATAGCACCGCGGGGGGCTTGCTTGAGCTGCATCGAAGTAATGTACTCAAGCAGATCCCAGGGCACGAAAAGAACTACGTCC
Coding sequences within:
- a CDS encoding DUF2489 domain-containing protein; this translates as MNDVESSARKELVSLAQRMIDGDLSYFEGAPKVLALKDVVGGISDRDPDFDAFTVISSETDHLPLEAHRHQWSPIALTALEPEFQRTEQWASEFAPQACRNLIGRFGEAANQ
- a CDS encoding caspase family protein, encoding MRDVRFLLKTHYTNSRALIIGIDKYAKASPLSYAVSDASEIRRILAEELGFPAENITYLTDAEATRDRILKAYLRFTAEDIDVDERLLVFFAGHGYTRTGSRGEIGYLVPSDADLSDLATLLRWDDLTRNAELIRAKHILFIMDACYGGLALTRHLQPGSTRFLKDMMLRYSRQVLTAGKADEVVADAGGPIPKHSVFTGHLIEGLRGNAATAEGVITAGGLMAYVYGKVANDKNSNQTPHYGYFDGDGDFIIRAPNLTELETPENKDIDRLIAVPYPDEHPQPETTDAKVRRVKALLATDSASIELHDFLIGEVRQFLAATSEDGFRAEGQFSQAEFLRRLARYEEVSTDIAVLLACVTHWAKPAHKATLQKALARSADRLEQQGGLTVWLALRWYPLLLELYCSGIAAVDAQRFDSLATVFYTPIPTSEYQARTETFVDSTAGGLLELHRSNVLKQIPGHEKNYVPLSEYLFKILQPKLDDVLFLGKNYEQAFDTFEVFYALAVADLDLLKGHNGWGPVGRFGWKHRSRDNGPLARVVAQGRAQQAGWAPLQAGLFGGSYERFDAVATTYTERISKLGWW